TCGCGCACCGTCACGCTGCCCCGGGCTATCTCCAGGTCGGCGATCCTGAGCGTCGGTGTGACGTCCCCGGGGGCGTCCGGAGCCGTTGTCCGATCCTGTGCCGCGTCGTCCGTTGCACCGCTTTCGGATATTCTCCCGGCTGCCTGAGTTCCTGCCGTGCTGCCCGTGGGTTTCATCAGCGTCGAGAAATTGTCGCCTTCGGGCGTCATTTCGAACAGCGCCGAGACCCCGGCGGCATAGATTCGGTCGAAACGAAAACGCATCGACCCCATGTCACCCTCGGCGAGCTTCATGCCCAGCGTATCTACGCCCACCACGGGCCGCTGCTGGCGGTCGCGCAGGGCGAAACCCGCCAGCGAGGCCGTACCTTCGGTGCGCAGCGACAGCAGGTGCTCGGTATTGCCCCGCAGCCGTATGTCGGCCGAAAGCCGTCCGTCCACCGCCGCGACGTCGAGCGCCTGCCGGAAGTAGGGCAGCGTCCCGGCCAGTGCGAAGTCCTGCAGGCGGATGCCGATGTCGAATTCCGACGTCGCGATGTTGTACCCCACGTCGGTCGAGAGCGAACCTCCCTCTGCGAAGTTCAGGACGGCGCCCACGTCGGTCTTCTCGCCCGAGAAATAGACGCCCGGGATGTGCAGGTTGATGTCCTTCATGCCCCACGTGGCATCGAGCAGCAGGTCTTTGTAAAACACCTGCCCGTTGCGGATCGAGATGTCGTAGATGCCTATTTCCCACGGCTTCGACGGCTTTTCGGGCGTTGCGGCCGCCGGGATTGTGTCGCCCGCGAAATGTGCCAGGATGTCGTCGAAACTGAACGAGTTGCCCCGCTGGTAGACCTTTATGCCGGGCGCCGCGAACGAGAGCTTCTTGACGACCACGCGGTTGGACAGCAGGGGCCACAGCCGCATGCGCATCTCGAAACTGTCGAGCCGGAAGAAGGTCGTCGAGTCGTCCGCCCCGCCGATGCGCAGGTCGCCGATGCGCAGGCGCCCCGTGAATATGTTGAACTTCAGCCGTTCCATGCGGATCGAGCGGCCTAAAAGTTCGCGGTCGTGTTTCTCGATGTAATTTTTAGCCAACGGCGCTATGGATACCGCCACGGCAAGCACAATCACGGCGATCACGGCCGTGACGATCGATGTGATTTTAATCCACTTTTTCATGAGGCGTTTATTTATGCCGGGTCGCAGCCCTGCCGCCGGGCATTCCGTGCGGCGTTGCTATTTCGTTGCGGTTATCTCTTCGAACAGGTGTCCGAAATCCTCTCCCGGCGCGGGCATGTATACTGCGAATCCCAGTGCCTGCGCCGCTTCGACGTTCTTCTGCCCGTCGTCGATGAAGAGCGTTTGTGCGGGGATGATGCCGCTGTCGGCGATCACCTTGCGGAAGATCGCCTCCGAGGGTTTCAGCTCGCGCAGTTCGTAGGAGAGGTATACCTTGTCGAAATAGTCGTCCATCGTGTGCCCGTCGGCCGTGAATTCGCCGCGGATGACCTCCATCGACGCCGGGTTGTTGTTCGACAACACGTAGGTGCGGATCCCTGCCCCGCGCAGCCGTTCCACCTGGCGCAGTTTCCAGACCGGAACCCCCGCCAGGAACGCGCCGTATGCCCCTGCGATCTGGGCGTCGGTGACGTCGTACCGCCCGTCGAGCTTCCGCATCGCGTCGCATGCTTCGTGGAACGACAGGTCGCCCCGTTCCAGCCGTCCGATCATCTCGGCGGGATAGCAGGGGTTTATCAGGTCGGCGACCCGGTTCATGCCGAGCTGCCTGAATGCCGCTGTGCAGCGGTCTATGTCGAGGTCTACGAGGACGCCCCCGAGGTCGAAAATTACATTTTTAATATTTTTCATAGTCATCTAATGTCTTGTCCGTGCGCCGCGTCCCCGGAGTGTGGCTCCGCCGTACTGCTTCCTGCCTCTCCCCGGCGGCACAGCCCGGCACCGTGCGTGTTTTACCCGGCAGGACAGGATCCGTCCTGCGGTGGCCGGCTGCGCCGTCCCGCCTTATTTCTGGAACTTCATCGTGAAACACCGTACCGGACGCAGCACCCACATCGGCAATACCTTGCAAAAGGGGATCCAGGCGCGGTTCCACCAGTCGGGTACGATGCACCGCCTGCCCCTCCACAACGCCTTCAGCCCCCTGCGCGCACAACTGTCGGGGGTGATGAGCACGCCCAGTTTGCAGCCGATGCGCTGCCAGTAGGGTGTCAGCCCGTAGAGGTCTGTCGCCACGCCTGCCGGGCATACCGCCGTGACGCGGATGCCCCGTTCTCGCACCTCTTTGGCGAATGCCACAGAAAACGAACGCATGTAGGCTTTCGAGGCGCTGTATAGCGCCAGCCCCGGAAACGGCATCCATAGCGAGTAGGACGACATGTTGAGGATGTGCCCCCGTACGCCGCGGCGTACCATGTCCGCGGCGAAGAGGCGGCATAGCTGCGTGACGGTCAGGTCGTGCAGCAGGATGATGCGCTCGATGCGCTCCGCCGGCGTGGCGAGGATGTCGCAGAACGAGAATATCCCGGCGTTGTTGATCACCACGTCGACCCCGATCCCCTCGGCTGCCATGCGGTCGTACAGCTCCTGTGCCGCCCCGACCCGCGCCAGATCTATCGCAATCACCCGCACGTCGGGCGTCACGGCCTCCGTTGCCCTGCTGCCGCGTCCCTCTGCGCTGTCGAGTTCCTTTCCGCTGCCGACGCTTTGTTCCGTACTGCCGGCTGCGCACGCCCCGTTCCCGTCCGTCCCGGCCCCGGGTTCCCCCGTAGCCTGGGCAATTCCCGCCGCCGGTTCGCGCCCCGCCGCCCCGCTTCCGTTTGCGGATGCCGTAACTTCCAGTCCTTCCGTAATTTCCAGTCCTTTCGCGGCTTCCGGCCCTTCCACGGCCTCCGGTCTTTCCTCGGCTGCTTTTCGCCCGGCCGGCCGGGCATTCCGTATCTCTTCCGCCACGGCTTCGAGCGGTGCGCGGTTGTCGCCCGCGATCACCAGCCGGTAGCCCAGCGCTGCCAGCCGCAGGGCGTAGCAGCGTCCGATGCCCGACCCGGCGCCCGTCACCAGCGCCCATGCGCTGCCCGGCGCCACTACGCCGCGTTCCAGGCGGCGTCCGTGCTGCCCGCCCGTGCCGCCCTGTACCTCTGCGGGCTCGCAGGGGGCTGTCACGGCCTTATCCCCGCGTTCCCTGTGCCCGGTCTCGGCCGCGTGCTCCCTGCATCCGGCCTCATCCGTGCGAACCTTGTCCCGGGTCTCGGCCGCGTGTTCCCTGTACCCGGCCTTGTCTCCGAGGTTCCGGTATCCGGCCGGCGTCCCGCCTTGTGCCGCGGCCCCGGCCGTTTCGCTGTTCCGTTTACGCTTCTCCATGTGTTCCATGCTTACGGCAGCTTGGCCAGTTCTTCCTGTATCCTGCGCGGCAGCCCGTCGCAATGCTTGCAGCATTTCATGTCCACCGAGTACATCCGCGCGATGCAGTAGTTGCGGTGGTCGCAGCCGCTGCGGGTCGAGGCGTCGCCCTCGCGGAGCTTGTTGACGAACGCCGGGTCGTTGACCAGCGCCCGGGCCATCTGCACCAGTTCGAACCCCGCGTCCAGCGCCTTGTCGATCCCTTCGCGGCTCACCAGCCCGCCGACATATACCAGCGGGCATTTCAGCTCGGCGCGGAATTTCTTGGCGTCTTCCAGGAAATAGCACTCCTCGAAGGGGAACTGCCGGATCATGAAGGGCCCGCACCAGCGGATGAAATAGCGCAGCCACAGGGGCGAGTAGTAGCTCATCGTGTAGATCGGGATCAGCCCCCGCATCACGGCCATCGGGGCCTTGGAGACGAACCCGCCCGAAAGCACGATGCCGTCCACGCCGAAGCGTTCGATCTCGCGGGCTATGGCGATGCTTTCGGGAATCTCGATGCCGCCCCTGAACCCGTCGTACATGTTGTGTTTCACCAATACGGCCGTCCCCGTTTTCGCCGCGGCCTCCATCACTTCTGTGAGGCACATCCGCATGAAACGCATTCTGTTTTCCAACGTCCCGCCGTACTCGTCTTTCCGGTGGTTGGTGTAGGGCGAGAGGAACTGCGAGATCAGGTAGCCGTGCCCGGCATGTACCTCCACCGAGTCGAACCCCGCGTCGTGCGCGGTGTGGACGGCCTTCCCGAAATCCCGTGCCACCTGCGCGATCTCGTCCTTGCGCATACCCCGCACGGGGGTGTAGGCATAGAGGTTGAACCCCGTCGACGCGCCGATCGGGATCTGCCCGGCGGTCGTCAAATGGGTCATGTTGCCGCAATGCCCGATCTGGATGCCGGCCGCCGCGCCTTCGCGGTGTACGGCGTCGGTTATCCCGCGCAGCCCGGGCACGATCTCTGGGCGCAGCCACAACTGCTTGTCGAACGACAGTCCGCTGCGGCATACCGCGGCATAGGCCAGCGTGGTCATGCCCACGCCGCCGCGTGCCACCGAAACGTGGTACTCCTTGAGCTGCTCCGTGGGGCCGAAATGGCGCCCCATCGACTCGAACGCCGCCGAACGTACCGTGCGGTTGCGCAGTGTCACGGGGCCTAATTTATAAGGGGTGAACAGTGATGACATTTTCCGGTAGGTTAATAGATGAAAGGTATGATCTTTTTTCGTTTCAGCGCCGTGAATTCCTCCCCGAACTCCTGTGCGTAACGCTTGTAGAGCGATGCCGCACGGGGTGCGAGGTTGGCGAACGTCCACCAGGCGAATACCGCTCCGGCCCACGACCACGAAGCCACGGCGAAGCCCGTCCATTCGAGCAGTTCGCCGAAATAGTTGGCCGACGAGACATATCGGAACATCCCCCCGCGGGGAATGTAGTGGCGCGTGTCGCCCGGCTTGCGCAGGTTGCGGATGATATGGTCGGAATGGAGGTTTACGGCCATCCCCGCCATGAACAGGGCTCCCCCGACGTAAATGTAGGGCTTTGCGAACCAGTCGGCGTAATAGCCTTCGGGCGAGACGTAGAAGATCCACCCGCCCTGCATTAGCGCGTTGAGCGTGTTGAACGTCATGCCCATCACGACGATCCCCAGCGGCATCTTCGACTCTCCGCGCAGCAGCAGCGGGAAGATGAAGGCGCGCTGCAGGTAGTGTGCCTGGAACAGCACGAAGAGCGCCAGCGGCCCGGCCTCCCATGTCCGCCCGGACATGAGCCAGAGCACGCACATTGCGATGAACACGGGCGACTCCATCATGACCCAGCCCACCTTGTTGGGTACCGGGGGGCCGTATTTCGGGTTGAACAGATAGCCGTACCCGGCTTCGAAAAAGTGCAGGGCGACGTAAACCCCGGCGGCCAGCACGGCCATGACGATCAGGAAGATATTGAATGTTTCTGCCATTTGTCTGCGGTTGGATAAAAACGTCGTAAAGTTACAAAACAAATCGGTATAATGAAAATCGCATCCGCCTCCCCGCCGGTTGTTTTTCTCCTTTCCGGGCACACGGTTGTCTTATTGGTCGCAGCATCTGTCCTGCCGGTCGGATTTTCCCGATGCGGCCGGGTTCCCATCCCCGCTTTGGGCCCTTACCTGTCTCCCCGGCTTGCCGCCCGCTCAGCCTGCCGCTTTCCGGCCTGCGTGAAAACCCGCATCCGCTTTCCCGTCCCTCCGCCCGCCTTGTGTCTTCCGCTTTCTCCCTCTGCCTCCGCCCGGCCTATGTTCCGGCCTGTGTGAAATCCCGCATCCGCCTTCCCGTCCCTCCGCCTACCCGCCTTGTGTCTTCCGCTTTCTCTCTCTGTTTTCCCCGCCCGGCCTATGTCCCGGCCTGTGTGAAATCCCGCATCCGCTTTCCCGTCCCTCCGCCCGCCTTGTGTCTTCCGCTTTCTCCCTCTGTTTTCCCCGCCCGGCCTGCGCCCCGGCCTGCATGAAAGCCCGCATCCCGATAAAAAAACGACGGCCCCCACGATTGTGGAAGCCGTCTGTCCGACCCTTCGCAGCCCCGCAGGGCGCGAAATGCTTTGGCTGCGGGCGCCAGGGCGCCCGCTTTCCGGCATTCGTTCCAGGGGGCCGGAGCCCTCTCGTAAAAACCCCTGCCGAAGCAGGGGCGCCGGGACGGTGACCTGTGACGCTTCGGCGTCACGCCGTACGTACGGTCCGATATGGGAGTTGCCCGCTCCCGGCTGTCGCTCTGCCGTCCGGTGCCGGCGGCGCGACATGCCCTTTCCGGGTACGCCTGCCGCCGGACGGGGCATATTAGTGCGTAAAGACTTTTCCTTTCTGGTGTTCCTTGTTCTCGTACTTGATGCGCGAGGTAGTGGGGTACTCCAGCTGCTCGAACTCGGCGATGGCATTGCGGATGTCGCCCATCAGCATGTCGGCCATGTCGCGCGACATGCCCTGGCGCACCACGATGCGCATTACGACCACGTCCTCGATGTTCTTGGGCATCGTATAGGCGGGAACCATCCAGCCGCTTTGCTGCAGTTTGGCCTGCAGGTCGAACAGCGTCCACTTGGCCTTCTTGTCGTACACGGGATCCATCATCCAGATGAACAGCGGGTTGACGACCTCCTCCGAATAGTTCTTGAAACATTTCATCGTGCCGATCTGCTGGTGGCAGTACTTGGCGATGTCCATCGAGTTCTGCTGGATCTCCTTGTATCCCTCGAATCCCAGGCGGATGAAGTTGTAGTACTGGCCGAGTATCTGCGCTGCGGGGCGCGAGAAGTTGAGGCCGACCTGCGTGATGTTGGCGCCCAGGTAGTTGACCGAGAACGACATTTCGTCGGGCAGGTATTTCTTGTCCTTCCATACCACCCATCCCAGGCCGGGATATACCAGGCCGTACTTGTGGCCCGACGTGGAGATCGACAATACCCACTTGAGGCGGAAGTCCCACTTCTTCTCGGGTTTGAGGAACGGCAGGATGAAACCGCCCGACGCTGCGTCGACGTGGATCGGGATTTCATAGCCGGTCTTGGCGTTGTACTCGTCGAGCGCCTTGTCCAGCCCCTCGATGTCGTCGTCCAGGCCCGTCCACGTGACGCCTGCGATCGGCACGATGCAGATCGTGTTTTCGTCGCACATCTCCAACGCCTGCTTGGGGTCGAGCGTGATGTGGTCGAGCGTCAGGGGCACGGTGCGCATTTCGATCTGCCACAGCTGGCAGAACTTCTCCCATACGACCTGGAACCCGGCGCTCATCACCAGGTTCGGTTTGTCGAAGGGCTTGCCTGCGGCCTTGCGGCGCTGGCGCCAGCGGAGCCATGCGGCCACGCCGCCCAGCATACATGCCTCCGACGAACCGATGCCCAGCGCACCGGTCTTCCATTCGGCCTTCTCGGGGGTGTTCCACATGTTGGCGACGATGTTCAGGCAGCGGCCGCACATCACCGCGACACGCGGGTACTCCGTTTCGTCGATGTAGTTGATGTTGATGGCCTCGTTCATCAGCCGCGTGGCGTAATCGTCCATGTAGGTCGTTACGAACGTGGCGAGGTTCAGCCGCGGTTGTGTCTGCGGATAGGTCTCGTCCTTGACTAACTGGTAAGCGATCTCGGGAGCCGTCTTGCCCTTGGGGATGAATTCCGTGGGTGCCGGACTGCGCATTTCCTCCGAACCGAAAATGTCGGTCAGCGTGTCTTCGTTGGTGTGTCTTTGCTGATTCATGATGTAAATTTTGTTTTGGTTTACGCCCTCCAACCTTGCATGAACTGTGCCACGGAGCGGTTTTTTTCGGCCTAAACCGGGCTGCGGGGCCTCTTCTGCTTCGGTCGCAGTCCGTTATGAAAAAAATGCCCGGAAAATTTGCAAATCCAAAAATGTTCGATATATTTGTGATATCAAAATAATATCATTCAAAAACTACACGGGTATGGAAAATGGAAATTTCGTTTACAAAGGCTGGAAATGCAATGGTTTCCTGGCATTGGTGCTGATCCTCGGCGGGTTGGCCCTGGGGGTTTACGCGATCGTCGCAGGCGCGCAGCGCATCGACGCCGGGCTGGCGCTCGGCGGCGGACTGGTGGCGGCGGGCGTCGTCTGGAGCCTTTGCATGCTGATCTGCATGGCGGGATTCATGCTGCTCGAACCCAACGAGGCGCGCGTGATGGTCTTTTTCGGTAAATACAAAGGTACCTTCTACGAAACGGGTTACTGGTGGGTCAACCCCTTCATGTCGGCCAAGCAGATCTCGATCCGCGCCCGCAACCTTAACGTCGATCCGATCAAGGTCAACGACAAGACGGGCAACCCGATCCTTATCGGGCTGGTACTGGTCTGGAAGATCAAGCGCGACGATATTTATAAGGCCGTTTTCGAGATCGACGCCCCGACTACGGCCGGGCAGACCGGCGTTTCGGCCACGGCGCGCATGAACATCCTCGAGAACTTCGTGGGCGTGCAGAGCGACGCCGCATTGCGCCAGGTGGCCGGTTGCTATTCCTATGATAACAATGGTGTTGCGGACGATGAGCTGACGCTCCGCTCGAACAGCGAGCAGATCAACGACCAGCTCGAACACACGCTCAACGAACGTCTGGCGATGGCCGGCATCGAGGTGGTCGAGGCCCGCATCAACTACCTGGCCTATGCGCCCGAAATCGCCGCCGTGATGCTGCGCCGCCAGCAGGCCGATGCCATCATCTCCGCCCGCGAGAAGATCGTCGAGGGCGCTGTATCGATGGTTCACATGGCGCTCGACCGCCTCGGCAACGAGCATATCGTCGAACTGGACGAAGAGCGCAAGGCGGCCATGGTGTCGAATTTGCTCGTAGTGCTCTGTGCCGACGAAGCCGCGCAGCCCGTGGTGAATGCCGGAACCCTGCACCATTGATTTAACTGGGGATGGCTAAAGAGAATAATAACAAGAGTTTCGTACTGCGTATCGACGCCGCGACGATGGACGCACTGGAGCTATGGGCTGCCGACGAGTTCCGCTCGATCAACGGCCAGCTCCAGTGGATCATCGCCGATGCCCTGCGCCGCAGCGGCCGCCTGAAGAAGCCGCGTGCGGCCGCCGGGGCGACCCTGCCGGCCGCGGATACGGGCGTTGCTTCGTCGGGCAGGGACTTCCCGCCGGCTCCGGCGGCCGTTTCTCCCGCGGCTGCCGCCGCTCCTCCTGCTGACGTTGCGTCCGGTGAAGGCACGCCGCCGCTGCAGGATGCCGTCCCTCCCGTTGCCGCAGCGGCAGCCGGGGAGGCCGGCCCGCTGCCTCCGCACGCCCGTATGCAGTCCGACGACCCGCAAAAAAATAAAGCCGATATAAAAAAATAAATCCGATGTTCAGGATGTGGAGATGCTATTTTTCCGGCCTGCTCGATGCCGGACGCTGGCGGATGTTTCTGCACAGCCGCATGTGGCTCGGCCTGCCCGTGGCAGCCGTTGTCGCCTTCGTCGTAATTTTCCTGCTGCGCCGTTTCGGTGAAGGTCTCCCGACTGCCGAGGCGCTTTGGAAGGGGGCTGTCTGTGCACTGGTGATTGCTTTTTGCTGGGCTTTGGGCGTATGGGCCGCCGTCGGGCCCGAACCGTCCGATGACGACGGCGGGCAGGACGGGGAGGCCGTCGGTAACGTGGGATCCTGTGCGGCGTGGCGGGGCAGGGTTCTCTGTTTCGTATTGCTGCTGGGGGCGTTCGCCCTGGTTTGCTCGTCCCAGATTTCGGATATGCTGGGCGGCGAATGTTCGCTGGCCCGCGGGTTCGGGGGGATGCTGCTCAAGGCGATGGCGGTTGCGGCCGTCGTTGTTCCCGTATGGCTTGATTCGAGACGCAGTAAATGGTAGGATCAATAAAAGCCGGTGTTATGTCGAATCCGATGTTTATAAAAAGGCCCCGCAACGTCCGCAACCCGAAGGGGGTGCGGATCCGGGCCGCTTTGCGGGCGGCAGCCGGGTTGCTGCTCTTTTTTCTGCTGCTGCGCTCCGACGTGCTGCCCCTGTGGGTTTGCGGGGTGCTGCTGGCGGCGAGTATATTGTTGGGAATCTGCGATGTATATGCGGATTACCGGCGCAAGCGTCCCCGGCAGCGGTGGCGCGATGCGTGGCTGATGCTGTTGTGCCTGTCGCTTGTCATGGGCGTCATTATGCCGTCGGTCGTCTTTGCGGAGGCTCCGGACGACCGGACGACGGCCTGCATGTTGCTCGGGCTTGGTGCCGTGTCGTTTGCCGCTTGCCTTTACAGCCTGTGGCGCTGGCGGCGCCTGCGCTCCGATGCCGGACTGCGGCTTTGGCAATTGCGCATGAAGCGCCGCAAACTCACGGCATCCCGCCGGATGCAGGCGAATATGTAATAAAAGGAGGTTGCTATGAATCGGAAATGGATTTTTGCGGTTGTTTCGGTGCTTGCGGTTGCGCTGGTGATGTTCCCGCTCAACCTGCTGTGGGTCGGGCAGTCGCCGTTGCATGCGGCAGTGAGTTCCCTGCTGTTCGGCCTGCCCGCACTGCTCACGGCATGGACGCCCAAAGGGCGGTGTGCCGGCGGCCGGGCCGAATCCCGCAGGGCTGCCGGGAATACGGGATTCCGTACCCGCAACGGGCGCCCGGATCGCATTGTGCCTGAGGATCGCGCGGTGCTCCCGGATCATACTGTACCTGCGGATCATACTGTACCTGCGGATCGCACCGAACCCGTGGATCGCACCGAACCCGCCGGGCGAAAGTCCCTGCTGGCGAAAGTTGCGCTGGGGATCGCTTTTTTCGTGCTGGCGGCGATGCTGGCATACGATATTTCGACCGAAGGCGTCGCCGTCGGAGTTACGAAGGCAGTCGGATTCAGTCTGTTGATACTGCTTGCTGCCGTTGGGCATAGATTAGGTTATCTAAAGTTATAGTTTATGAAAAAAATCGTCGTTTTTACGGGTGCGGGGGTAAGCGCCGACAGCGGTCTGGCGACCTTCCGCGATTCCGACGGGTTATGGGCTTCCTACCGGAT
This Alistipes onderdonkii DNA region includes the following protein-coding sequences:
- a CDS encoding DUF1295 domain-containing protein — translated: MAETFNIFLIVMAVLAAGVYVALHFFEAGYGYLFNPKYGPPVPNKVGWVMMESPVFIAMCVLWLMSGRTWEAGPLALFVLFQAHYLQRAFIFPLLLRGESKMPLGIVVMGMTFNTLNALMQGGWIFYVSPEGYYADWFAKPYIYVGGALFMAGMAVNLHSDHIIRNLRKPGDTRHYIPRGGMFRYVSSANYFGELLEWTGFAVASWSWAGAVFAWWTFANLAPRAASLYKRYAQEFGEEFTALKRKKIIPFIY
- a CDS encoding SDR family NAD(P)-dependent oxidoreductase translates to MEKRKRNSETAGAAAQGGTPAGYRNLGDKAGYREHAAETRDKVRTDEAGCREHAAETGHRERGDKAVTAPCEPAEVQGGTGGQHGRRLERGVVAPGSAWALVTGAGSGIGRCYALRLAALGYRLVIAGDNRAPLEAVAEEIRNARPAGRKAAEERPEAVEGPEAAKGLEITEGLEVTASANGSGAAGREPAAGIAQATGEPGAGTDGNGACAAGSTEQSVGSGKELDSAEGRGSRATEAVTPDVRVIAIDLARVGAAQELYDRMAAEGIGVDVVINNAGIFSFCDILATPAERIERIILLHDLTVTQLCRLFAADMVRRGVRGHILNMSSYSLWMPFPGLALYSASKAYMRSFSVAFAKEVRERGIRVTAVCPAGVATDLYGLTPYWQRIGCKLGVLITPDSCARRGLKALWRGRRCIVPDWWNRAWIPFCKVLPMWVLRPVRCFTMKFQK
- a CDS encoding HAD family hydrolase yields the protein MKNIKNVIFDLGGVLVDLDIDRCTAAFRQLGMNRVADLINPCYPAEMIGRLERGDLSFHEACDAMRKLDGRYDVTDAQIAGAYGAFLAGVPVWKLRQVERLRGAGIRTYVLSNNNPASMEVIRGEFTADGHTMDDYFDKVYLSYELRELKPSEAIFRKVIADSGIIPAQTLFIDDGQKNVEAAQALGFAVYMPAPGEDFGHLFEEITATK
- a CDS encoding SPFH domain-containing protein, which gives rise to MENGNFVYKGWKCNGFLALVLILGGLALGVYAIVAGAQRIDAGLALGGGLVAAGVVWSLCMLICMAGFMLLEPNEARVMVFFGKYKGTFYETGYWWVNPFMSAKQISIRARNLNVDPIKVNDKTGNPILIGLVLVWKIKRDDIYKAVFEIDAPTTAGQTGVSATARMNILENFVGVQSDAALRQVAGCYSYDNNGVADDELTLRSNSEQINDQLEHTLNERLAMAGIEVVEARINYLAYAPEIAAVMLRRQQADAIISAREKIVEGAVSMVHMALDRLGNEHIVELDEERKAAMVSNLLVVLCADEAAQPVVNAGTLHH
- a CDS encoding glutamate decarboxylase → MNQQRHTNEDTLTDIFGSEEMRSPAPTEFIPKGKTAPEIAYQLVKDETYPQTQPRLNLATFVTTYMDDYATRLMNEAININYIDETEYPRVAVMCGRCLNIVANMWNTPEKAEWKTGALGIGSSEACMLGGVAAWLRWRQRRKAAGKPFDKPNLVMSAGFQVVWEKFCQLWQIEMRTVPLTLDHITLDPKQALEMCDENTICIVPIAGVTWTGLDDDIEGLDKALDEYNAKTGYEIPIHVDAASGGFILPFLKPEKKWDFRLKWVLSISTSGHKYGLVYPGLGWVVWKDKKYLPDEMSFSVNYLGANITQVGLNFSRPAAQILGQYYNFIRLGFEGYKEIQQNSMDIAKYCHQQIGTMKCFKNYSEEVVNPLFIWMMDPVYDKKAKWTLFDLQAKLQQSGWMVPAYTMPKNIEDVVVMRIVVRQGMSRDMADMLMGDIRNAIAEFEQLEYPTTSRIKYENKEHQKGKVFTH
- a CDS encoding NADH:flavin oxidoreductase is translated as MSSLFTPYKLGPVTLRNRTVRSAAFESMGRHFGPTEQLKEYHVSVARGGVGMTTLAYAAVCRSGLSFDKQLWLRPEIVPGLRGITDAVHREGAAAGIQIGHCGNMTHLTTAGQIPIGASTGFNLYAYTPVRGMRKDEIAQVARDFGKAVHTAHDAGFDSVEVHAGHGYLISQFLSPYTNHRKDEYGGTLENRMRFMRMCLTEVMEAAAKTGTAVLVKHNMYDGFRGGIEIPESIAIAREIERFGVDGIVLSGGFVSKAPMAVMRGLIPIYTMSYYSPLWLRYFIRWCGPFMIRQFPFEECYFLEDAKKFRAELKCPLVYVGGLVSREGIDKALDAGFELVQMARALVNDPAFVNKLREGDASTRSGCDHRNYCIARMYSVDMKCCKHCDGLPRRIQEELAKLP